Proteins encoded by one window of Hafnia alvei:
- a CDS encoding DUF1328 domain-containing protein produces the protein MFRWGIIFLIIALIAAALGFGGLAGTAAWAAKVVFVVGIILFLVSLFTGRRRP, from the coding sequence ATGTTTCGTTGGGGAATTATCTTTTTAATCATTGCATTAATCGCTGCAGCATTAGGTTTTGGTGGTCTGGCCGGTACAGCGGCATGGGCAGCTAAAGTGGTGTTCGTAGTGGGTATTATTCTGTTCTTGGTCAGCCTATTTACAGGGCGTCGTCGTCCTTAG